A genomic segment from Nitrospira sp. encodes:
- a CDS encoding Two-component system sensor histidine kinase, protein MAGVIFFLDVFSPPAVAWWILYLFPLLLAFSLPHRMAPALAAAIATALISIGAFLPGSSSPDWPALVNRALAIAVLWGTITLIRQIQDGHRRPSPQTNSIHHDDQRELRHLFGERVKELTALHRTVHLLQDSTKPIEEVLSQIVALMPPAWQYPEITLARITFGDLVFTTPNFVESPWKQTASWVTLDGANGTIEVVYREGRPPEIEGPFLAEERDLMNSLADSLCSYLNRRRAELALREAHERMQALSQQLMEVQESERRRLALDLHDEIGQALTVVKMNLQTIQRCRDTSDIANLLKDSSTVIDQTLHHVRDLSLELRPSLLDDLGLVPAVRWYLSRQAERAGWNLDVQVDESLSPPQSVAIACFRVIQEAVTNVIRHSNATRITVSLQKHEGDLLLLIRDNGRGFEVQKALAEATSGQSMGLLGMQERIRFLNGTISIDSNPGHGTEVRVRVPLSLLSSSPRTEAST, encoded by the coding sequence ATGGCCGGCGTGATTTTCTTCCTCGATGTATTTTCACCGCCTGCCGTGGCGTGGTGGATTCTTTACCTCTTTCCTCTCCTGTTGGCGTTCTCGCTTCCGCACCGGATGGCGCCGGCCCTCGCCGCCGCCATCGCAACGGCTCTGATTTCGATCGGAGCGTTCCTCCCCGGCTCTTCTTCCCCTGATTGGCCGGCACTGGTCAACCGTGCCTTAGCAATCGCTGTGTTATGGGGAACTATCACCCTCATCAGGCAGATTCAAGACGGGCACCGGAGGCCATCGCCTCAAACGAACTCAATACATCATGATGACCAGAGAGAGCTTCGCCATCTGTTCGGCGAACGCGTCAAGGAACTGACCGCGCTGCATCGGACCGTTCATCTCCTGCAAGACAGTACGAAACCGATCGAAGAGGTGTTGAGTCAGATCGTCGCATTGATGCCTCCCGCCTGGCAGTATCCGGAAATCACCCTTGCCCGCATTACGTTCGGCGACCTGGTCTTCACGACGCCGAACTTCGTAGAATCGCCATGGAAACAGACGGCCTCCTGGGTCACGCTGGACGGTGCAAACGGAACGATCGAGGTTGTCTACCGAGAGGGGAGGCCGCCGGAAATCGAGGGCCCGTTTCTCGCCGAGGAGCGCGACCTCATGAATTCGTTAGCGGATAGCCTGTGCTCCTATCTCAATCGTCGGCGCGCGGAATTGGCTCTCCGTGAAGCCCATGAGCGCATGCAAGCCCTCTCACAGCAACTGATGGAGGTGCAGGAAAGCGAGCGTCGCCGACTGGCGCTCGATTTGCACGACGAGATCGGCCAAGCTCTCACCGTCGTGAAAATGAACCTGCAAACGATTCAGCGCTGCCGTGACACCTCGGACATTGCGAATCTGCTGAAAGACAGCTCGACGGTCATCGACCAGACTCTGCACCATGTTCGCGATCTTTCACTCGAACTGCGCCCCTCACTGCTGGATGACCTCGGACTCGTGCCGGCGGTGCGCTGGTACCTGAGCCGCCAAGCTGAGCGGGCCGGATGGAACCTCGATGTGCAGGTGGACGAGTCCCTTTCGCCGCCGCAGAGCGTTGCCATCGCCTGCTTTCGCGTGATCCAGGAGGCCGTTACGAATGTCATCCGCCATTCGAATGCGACTCGCATAACCGTATCTTTACAAAAACATGAAGGTGACCTCTTGTTACTCATCCGTGATAATGGAAGAGGATTCGAGGTCCAGAAGGCGTTGGCCGAGGCAACCAGCGGACAGAGCATGGGCTTGCTGGGGATGCAAGAACGCATTCGGTTCTTGAACGGTACCATTTCCATCGACTCCAACCCCGGACATGGGACCGAGGTCCGAGTGCGTGTGCCTTTATCTCTCCTTTCATCATCTCCTCGGACCGAGGCTTCGACCTAA
- a CDS encoding Two-component transcriptional response regulator, NarL/FixJ family, translating into MSTIRVLLADDHRLMRAGLRALLKSLALVQVVAEAGNGHEAIQLAEQHQPDIVIMDIGMPGLNGLEATARIVKLAPAPRVIILSMHANEEYVRRSLQAGAAGYLLKGAEPAELELAIQAVMRGETYLTPAVSKHVVQNYLHGGGVKADSLQDLTPRQREILQLVAEGHSSKEIANKLNLSIKTVETHRGELMNRLNIHDIAGLVRYAIRTGLVTPES; encoded by the coding sequence ATGAGTACGATACGCGTGCTCCTTGCGGATGATCATCGTCTCATGAGGGCCGGTCTTCGTGCGCTCTTGAAGAGTCTTGCGTTGGTCCAGGTCGTCGCGGAAGCGGGGAACGGTCATGAGGCCATTCAGCTCGCCGAGCAACACCAGCCTGATATTGTGATCATGGACATCGGCATGCCTGGGCTCAATGGCTTGGAGGCGACGGCCAGAATAGTGAAACTCGCCCCGGCGCCTCGAGTCATTATCCTCTCGATGCATGCCAACGAGGAATACGTCCGGCGGTCTCTGCAGGCCGGAGCGGCAGGCTATCTTCTCAAGGGTGCCGAGCCGGCCGAGTTAGAGTTGGCCATTCAGGCCGTGATGCGCGGAGAAACCTACCTCACACCGGCCGTGTCGAAACACGTGGTCCAAAACTATCTCCATGGAGGCGGAGTGAAGGCTGATTCGCTCCAGGACCTCACCCCCCGCCAACGAGAAATCCTGCAACTCGTGGCGGAAGGCCACTCGAGCAAAGAGATTGCCAACAAGCTGAACCTCAGCATCAAGACCGTGGAGACCCACCGAGGCGAGTTGATGAACCGTCTGAACATCCACGATATCGCGGGGCTTGTCCGGTACGCCATTCGCACCGGCCTCGTGACCCCTGAATCCTAA
- a CDS encoding DNA-binding response regulator, LuxR family gives MAIQAVMRGETYLTPAVSKHVVQNYLHGGGVKADSLQDLTPRQREILQLVAEGHSSKEIANKLNLSIKTVETHRGELMNRLNIHDIAGLVRYAIRTGLVTPES, from the coding sequence TTGGCCATTCAGGCCGTGATGCGCGGAGAAACCTACCTCACACCGGCCGTGTCGAAACACGTGGTCCAAAACTATCTCCATGGAGGCGGAGTGAAGGCTGATTCGCTCCAGGACCTCACCCCCCGCCAACGAGAAATCCTGCAACTCGTGGCGGAAGGCCACTCGAGCAAAGAGATTGCCAACAAGCTGAACCTCAGCATCAAGACCGTGGAGACCCACCGAGGCGAGTTGATGAACCGTCTGAACATCCACGATATCGCGGGGCTTGTCCGGTACGCCATTCGCACCGGCCTCGTGACCCCTGAATCCTAA